One genomic segment of Peptococcaceae bacterium includes these proteins:
- the efp gene encoding elongation factor P produces the protein MISTTDFRTGLTFELEGEVVQLLDFQHVKPGKGAAFVRCKLRNVKSGAIVERTFRPGEKFPKAHIERKEMQYLYKEGDQWVFMDTETYEQVSLPEELLEDAPKYLKENMTTGILFYQGQVIGVDLPKQVELRVTATEPGIKGDTASGGGKPATLETGLVVVVPFFVNEGDVLVIDTRTGNYVSRA, from the coding sequence ATGATTTCGACTACGGATTTCAGAACGGGGCTTACTTTTGAGTTGGAAGGAGAGGTTGTTCAGCTCCTGGATTTCCAGCATGTTAAACCCGGAAAAGGTGCTGCTTTTGTTCGCTGCAAGTTGAGGAACGTAAAGAGCGGGGCCATTGTGGAAAGGACTTTTCGCCCCGGAGAAAAATTTCCCAAGGCGCACATTGAACGCAAGGAAATGCAATACCTTTACAAAGAGGGCGATCAGTGGGTGTTTATGGATACGGAGACTTACGAGCAGGTTTCGCTTCCCGAAGAATTACTGGAAGACGCTCCCAAGTATTTGAAAGAAAACATGACCACAGGTATTCTTTTCTACCAGGGCCAGGTAATAGGTGTGGATTTGCCTAAACAGGTTGAACTCAGGGTAACGGCCACTGAACCGGGAATCAAGGGCGATACCGCTTCCGGCGGCGGAAAACCCGCCACCCTTGAAACGGGACTTGTGGTTGTCGTGCCTTTCTTTGTTAATGAAGGCGACGTGCTGGTTATTGATACCCGCACCGGGAACTATGTGAGCCGGGCCTGA
- a CDS encoding zinc-ribbon domain-containing protein gives MSDLREKAAYLQGLAEGLDIDKESKEGKMLAAIMEFLNEVVEEIEEVSEQQDELSDYLEAIDEDLGELEREIYGEDEYPDEDEENEDEDENEEDEGDYIEVECPKCHDVVRFDAGILADEDVIEVTCPNCDEVVYVNDEQALMKEDE, from the coding sequence GTGAGCGATCTGAGGGAAAAGGCAGCCTACCTGCAGGGTTTGGCCGAAGGTCTCGACATTGACAAGGAGTCCAAAGAGGGGAAAATGCTTGCCGCCATTATGGAATTCCTTAACGAGGTTGTGGAAGAGATCGAAGAGGTGTCCGAGCAGCAGGATGAACTGAGCGATTATCTTGAGGCGATAGATGAAGACCTTGGTGAACTGGAAAGGGAAATATACGGGGAAGATGAATACCCCGATGAGGATGAGGAAAACGAGGATGAAGACGAGAATGAAGAGGATGAAGGGGACTACATCGAAGTCGAGTGTCCCAAGTGCCACGATGTGGTTAGATTTGACGCCGGTATCCTTGCCGATGAGGATGTGATCGAGGTGACATGTCCGAACTGCGATGAGGTTGTTTACGTCAACGACGAACAGGCGCTGATGAAAGAGGATGAATAA
- the spoIIIAA gene encoding stage III sporulation protein AA, with protein MAKVIINKRDKRVRGGAYSGQATGPCTVVSGRNNTAGFRPFPTWLQAMTPNLRIMLKEALGDLLPEVEEIRLRIGRPVLLRLGQKEVTVDNANRLTSHLQRGVAVTRQELERNLEILSQSSLYAWEDEFKNGYLTIPGGHRIGLAGRGVLEKGEIKTLKDISGFNYRIGREIRGCSDEVIPFVVGKDKVYSTIIVSPPRCGKTTLLRDMVRQLSDGVEELGFGGVNVGLVDERSEIAGMYLGEPQFDIGLRTDVLDACPKAQGMIMLIRSMSPGIVATDEIGKKEDVQALYESLRAGVSVITTVHGSSMEDVLERPVLKDLLCGGFFERLVVLSRRKGAGTLESIHDGKTLERMN; from the coding sequence ATGGCAAAAGTCATTATCAACAAAAGAGACAAAAGGGTCAGGGGAGGAGCATACAGCGGCCAGGCAACAGGCCCTTGCACAGTGGTCTCAGGCCGAAACAACACTGCTGGCTTCAGGCCTTTTCCCACATGGCTTCAGGCTATGACTCCCAATTTGCGTATTATGTTGAAGGAAGCATTAGGGGATTTACTCCCGGAAGTGGAGGAAATAAGACTGCGAATTGGCAGGCCTGTTCTTCTCCGGCTGGGCCAGAAGGAAGTGACGGTGGACAACGCCAATAGGCTGACCTCGCATCTTCAAAGGGGCGTTGCCGTCACACGCCAGGAACTGGAAAGGAATCTGGAAATCTTAAGCCAGAGCTCGCTTTATGCCTGGGAAGACGAGTTCAAAAACGGTTACCTGACCATACCCGGCGGGCATCGTATCGGGCTTGCCGGCCGGGGCGTGCTGGAGAAAGGGGAAATCAAAACCTTAAAAGACATTTCCGGTTTCAATTACCGCATCGGGAGGGAAATTCGCGGCTGTTCCGACGAGGTGATACCTTTTGTGGTCGGTAAAGACAAGGTTTATAGCACCATCATTGTTTCCCCTCCCAGGTGCGGTAAAACCACGCTTCTGCGGGATATGGTCAGGCAGTTGAGCGACGGTGTGGAAGAGCTGGGATTTGGCGGGGTAAACGTCGGCCTGGTGGATGAAAGGTCGGAAATCGCCGGGATGTACCTGGGAGAACCACAGTTTGACATTGGGCTGCGCACCGATGTTTTGGATGCTTGTCCCAAGGCCCAGGGGATGATCATGCTTATCAGGTCAATGTCTCCCGGGATTGTCGCCACAGATGAGATCGGGAAAAAGGAGGATGTTCAAGCGCTTTATGAATCGCTGCGAGCAGGGGTATCGGTGATAACCACGGTTCATGGGAGCAGCATGGAAGATGTGCTTGAAAGGCCTGTTTTGAAGGACCTGCTCTGCGGCGGCTTTTTTGAGCGCCTTGTCGTGTTGAGCAGGCGCAAGGGGGCCGGGACCCTGGAAAGCATCCATGACGGTAAAACCCTGGAAAGGATGAACTAA
- a CDS encoding stage III sporulation protein AB, translated as MFKMIGALLVIGGCGYGGLSIARGYRLRAEVLRSLQNGLNLLEAEISYGSTPLPLALERVGEKLGRESSLVFSYAAQAFHLHGGATAGEAWEEGVKKLAQNVSLSLEDISILQSFGQGLGNSAKNEQLKNIALAREQLFMAEKEACLARERYERMWRYLGFCLGAAIVLALI; from the coding sequence ATGTTTAAAATGATCGGGGCCCTTTTAGTGATCGGGGGCTGCGGCTACGGCGGGTTATCAATTGCCCGCGGCTACCGCCTTAGAGCCGAGGTCTTGCGCAGCCTGCAGAACGGTTTGAATCTCCTGGAAGCGGAAATCAGTTACGGTTCCACACCGCTGCCCCTTGCCCTGGAAAGGGTCGGGGAGAAACTTGGCCGGGAAAGCAGCCTCGTTTTTTCGTATGCCGCGCAAGCCTTTCACCTGCATGGGGGGGCTACCGCGGGGGAAGCCTGGGAAGAAGGGGTAAAAAAGCTTGCCCAGAACGTCTCTTTAAGCTTGGAGGACATAAGTATTCTGCAAAGCTTTGGACAGGGGCTGGGCAATTCGGCTAAAAACGAACAGCTTAAAAATATTGCATTGGCCAGGGAACAGCTTTTTATGGCTGAAAAGGAAGCCTGTTTGGCCAGGGAGAGATACGAAAGGATGTGGCGGTATCTTGGTTTTTGCCTGGGCGCGGCGATTGTGCTGGCGTTGATCTGA
- the spoIIIAC gene encoding stage III sporulation protein AC, producing the protein MNIELIFQIAGIGILTSIFHTVLKQAGKEEYSFIATLAGVSIALIMVVQLLAELLSKVKSVFFLS; encoded by the coding sequence ATGAATATTGAGTTGATCTTTCAAATCGCTGGAATTGGTATTCTGACCTCTATTTTTCATACTGTCCTAAAACAGGCGGGAAAAGAGGAATATTCTTTTATCGCTACGCTGGCCGGGGTATCCATTGCTTTAATCATGGTGGTGCAGCTTTTGGCCGAACTCTTGAGCAAGGTCAAGAGCGTATTTTTCCTGTCATAG
- the spoIIIAD gene encoding stage III sporulation protein AD, whose protein sequence is MEIFQVVGIGLLGTVLAVFVRERNREAAVLVSLATGVIIFIFALSRVGAVIEVLRELASYANVNMFYLTTLLKIIGIAYIAEFGAQVCKDAGESSTAAKIEFAAKVLVMVLALPIVVAILESVLRLVP, encoded by the coding sequence ATGGAAATATTCCAGGTTGTCGGCATAGGCCTGTTAGGCACTGTTCTGGCAGTTTTCGTCAGGGAACGCAACAGGGAGGCAGCTGTTCTGGTAAGCTTGGCAACCGGTGTCATTATTTTTATCTTTGCCTTGAGCAGGGTCGGCGCTGTTATTGAGGTTTTGCGGGAACTGGCCTCTTATGCAAATGTGAACATGTTTTATTTAACCACCCTGCTGAAAATCATCGGCATAGCCTATATAGCCGAATTTGGGGCACAGGTTTGCAAAGACGCAGGGGAAAGCTCTACAGCCGCCAAAATTGAATTTGCAGCAAAAGTTCTGGTGATGGTGCTGGCGCTGCCCATTGTCGTGGCAATACTGGAGTCGGTTTTGAGGCTGGTTCCTTAG
- the spoIIIAE gene encoding stage III sporulation protein AE — translation MRRLPGVVILLLFFTLPAGAAAAGFPMNQAERKPAQSLEAAVEKQKKALDLRELEEFICQVDREVGSYLPELSLSKMIDSFKKGEFSFSPQEVVSKIIKLFVFELTANLTLLGKLLIIAVVCSILINLQSAFEGGTVARLACFVCLAALITIALGSFNLAVKTGLGSISKMVGFMKLLLPVLLVLLTAVGGLTSTALLQPFLMVFLSVMGVFIQGVIFPLIYLTAMISIVNSISDRFKVTRIASLIRQLAKAGIGLVLTLFIGVVTVQGAAGAVIDGVTLRTAKFMTGAFVPVAGSMFADALDAVMGGSLLLKNAVGLTGVLVLGAIALFPVIKILAIAVIYRLAAALLQPLGDTLVADALEDMAGSLFLVFAAVASVAIMFFMTIAVIVGTANFTVMLR, via the coding sequence ATGAGGAGACTGCCAGGAGTTGTCATTTTGCTGCTGTTTTTCACTTTGCCGGCAGGGGCAGCGGCGGCCGGCTTTCCGATGAACCAGGCAGAGAGGAAGCCTGCTCAAAGCCTGGAAGCGGCGGTGGAAAAACAAAAAAAAGCCCTGGATTTGCGTGAACTTGAAGAATTCATTTGCCAGGTTGACAGGGAAGTGGGGTCGTACTTGCCGGAGCTGTCGCTTTCGAAAATGATCGATTCTTTTAAAAAGGGAGAGTTTAGCTTTTCTCCACAGGAAGTGGTCAGCAAGATTATTAAGCTCTTTGTCTTTGAATTGACAGCCAATTTGACCCTCTTGGGGAAGCTGCTGATCATCGCCGTGGTTTGTTCGATACTCATCAATCTCCAGTCGGCTTTTGAGGGAGGGACAGTCGCCAGGCTCGCCTGTTTTGTTTGCCTGGCAGCCCTGATTACCATTGCCCTGGGTTCTTTCAATCTGGCGGTAAAAACGGGGCTGGGGTCCATCAGTAAAATGGTTGGTTTTATGAAGCTCTTGCTTCCTGTTCTTCTTGTGCTTCTTACAGCCGTGGGCGGTTTGACCAGCACAGCCCTGCTGCAGCCGTTCCTGATGGTCTTTTTGAGTGTGATGGGGGTTTTTATCCAGGGGGTAATCTTCCCGCTTATTTACCTTACTGCCATGATTTCTATTGTGAACAGTATTTCCGATCGGTTTAAGGTGACGCGGATAGCCAGCCTGATCAGGCAGCTGGCAAAAGCGGGAATTGGACTTGTACTCACCCTGTTCATAGGTGTTGTCACAGTGCAGGGAGCGGCCGGCGCCGTGATTGACGGGGTTACCCTGAGAACGGCGAAATTCATGACGGGCGCTTTTGTTCCGGTAGCCGGCAGCATGTTCGCGGATGCCCTGGACGCCGTAATGGGAGGTTCACTTCTGCTGAAGAATGCGGTTGGACTGACCGGTGTTTTAGTGCTGGGAGCAATCGCCCTGTTTCCCGTTATAAAGATACTGGCCATCGCCGTAATTTACCGGCTGGCGGCAGCGCTGCTTCAGCCGCTTGGCGATACCCTTGTTGCCGATGCCCTGGAAGATATGGCTGGCAGCCTCTTTCTGGTATTTGCCGCCGTGGCCAGTGTGGCCATCATGTTTTTTATGACCATCGCTGTTATTGTGGGGACGGCAAACTTTACGGTGATGCTCAGGTAG
- the spoIIIAF gene encoding stage III sporulation protein AF, protein MLEVLKELVRNIVLIVLLAAFLDLILPSSKMSSYIKMVMGLFVLVSILNPLLAIFLHRQEFEVMAWQEESAFFDSASYLEKSERLAEVNRGIFRQEYGRRMEMQMEALVKLVRGVEEAWVKVELEGDGQAGDVKRIRSVLVTVGIQGERKQGAGVSGVEPVKVGVGNGESNTENNPARQAGSEKQATNKNGIEREIKNMLGRYFELQEGQIRVVFNR, encoded by the coding sequence ATGTTGGAAGTATTAAAAGAACTGGTCAGGAACATTGTGTTAATCGTTCTTTTGGCAGCTTTTCTTGACCTGATTTTGCCTTCAAGCAAAATGAGTTCTTATATCAAAATGGTGATGGGACTGTTTGTGCTTGTTTCCATATTAAATCCTCTTCTCGCTATTTTTCTTCATAGACAGGAATTCGAAGTTATGGCCTGGCAGGAGGAAAGCGCTTTTTTTGACAGCGCTTCTTACCTGGAAAAAAGCGAGAGGCTGGCAGAAGTAAACCGTGGTATCTTTAGGCAGGAATACGGCCGCAGGATGGAAATGCAAATGGAAGCCCTGGTTAAGCTGGTCAGGGGCGTAGAAGAGGCTTGGGTTAAGGTTGAACTGGAAGGAGATGGTCAGGCAGGTGACGTGAAGAGAATAAGGAGCGTTTTGGTGACGGTCGGAATTCAGGGCGAAAGAAAACAGGGCGCGGGCGTTTCCGGTGTTGAGCCGGTAAAGGTCGGGGTTGGGAACGGCGAAAGCAATACCGAGAACAATCCTGCGCGGCAGGCGGGTTCGGAAAAACAGGCAACAAATAAAAATGGGATCGAAAGAGAGATCAAAAACATGCTTGGCCGTTATTTCGAGCTGCAGGAAGGGCAAATCAGGGTGGTGTTCAACCGCTGA
- a CDS encoding SpoIIIAH-like family protein — MKTVFIRFKSLLAFGLVLLSVSTAWLAVTGWEKRQTIQALQEKEVQVSSFDAEPGPTVTIVPQDPGKTEDSFFSEYRIERERTRGEQIEILREIVSNPNSSAQMRQEAQSKLIRISDNLEKESKIENTLVAKGFKDAVVVIQQEAVMVIVSSGGLRQDEIARISDIVVKVVGCKQEDVVIVPKAP, encoded by the coding sequence ATGAAAACAGTATTTATCAGGTTTAAAAGCTTGCTGGCGTTTGGCCTGGTTTTATTGAGCGTTTCCACGGCCTGGCTTGCGGTGACGGGATGGGAAAAGCGCCAAACAATACAGGCCTTGCAAGAAAAAGAAGTCCAGGTTTCCAGTTTTGACGCTGAGCCCGGGCCCACAGTGACCATTGTTCCTCAGGACCCGGGAAAGACGGAGGACAGTTTTTTCAGCGAGTACAGGATTGAGCGGGAACGAACCCGCGGGGAACAGATCGAAATACTGCGCGAGATAGTAAGCAATCCCAATTCCTCGGCGCAAATGCGGCAGGAAGCGCAAAGCAAGCTTATCAGGATCTCCGATAACCTGGAGAAGGAGTCTAAAATCGAAAACACCCTTGTGGCCAAGGGGTTTAAAGATGCCGTGGTGGTAATCCAGCAGGAAGCGGTCATGGTTATCGTTTCTTCGGGCGGGCTGCGGCAGGACGAAATTGCCCGCATCAGCGACATTGTGGTGAAGGTTGTCGGGTGCAAGCAAGAGGACGTGGTGATTGTTCCCAAAGCGCCGTAG
- a CDS encoding Asp23/Gls24 family envelope stress response protein, whose translation MEKDRSEKKIPAVDSDGFANPEDSGSIRIADEVVAIIAGLAASEVKGVAGMSGGIVGGITEFVGKKNPSKGVKVEVGEKEAAVDIFVIVEFGARIPEVANEIQRSVKKAIENMTGLTVVEVNVHVQGVALPHEHKEDEHPRVK comes from the coding sequence ATGGAAAAAGACCGGTCAGAAAAAAAGATACCCGCTGTTGATTCAGACGGTTTTGCAAATCCTGAAGACAGCGGTTCAATAAGAATAGCGGATGAAGTGGTGGCGATTATTGCCGGGCTGGCCGCCTCGGAAGTTAAAGGAGTGGCCGGGATGAGCGGCGGCATTGTGGGAGGTATTACCGAATTTGTCGGTAAAAAGAACCCTTCCAAAGGGGTAAAAGTAGAAGTGGGCGAAAAGGAAGCCGCCGTTGACATTTTTGTCATTGTAGAGTTTGGAGCCCGCATCCCGGAGGTTGCCAATGAAATACAGCGCAGTGTTAAAAAGGCCATTGAAAACATGACCGGGCTTACCGTGGTGGAAGTGAACGTTCATGTGCAGGGAGTGGCCTTGCCTCACGAGCATAAAGAAGATGAACACCCCCGCGTTAAATAA
- the amaP gene encoding alkaline shock response membrane anchor protein AmaP gives MHRTLDKIIIGVMSFGYMAASVFLVVLSLGWTSPLLFVQNYLLYMTNRWVLGLSGAVLFLIAFTLFASSFRSRPEKQTVVHETSLGQVRITLMALDNLIVKASKSVQGIREVKTLLRSTGEGIYIWLRVQVLPDVNIPQMTEDLQKKVKEYLAKTAGVNVCEIKVTVNKIAWETKSRVE, from the coding sequence ATGCACCGGACGCTGGACAAGATCATAATTGGGGTAATGTCGTTCGGCTACATGGCGGCATCTGTTTTTTTGGTTGTTTTATCGTTGGGCTGGACAAGTCCCCTGCTTTTTGTACAGAACTACCTGCTTTATATGACCAACCGCTGGGTACTGGGTTTATCGGGTGCAGTCCTGTTTTTGATCGCTTTTACCCTTTTTGCGAGCAGTTTTCGTTCCAGGCCTGAAAAACAAACCGTTGTTCATGAAACCTCGCTTGGACAGGTCAGGATCACCCTGATGGCCCTGGATAACCTGATTGTCAAGGCGAGTAAAAGCGTGCAGGGAATCCGGGAAGTAAAGACGCTGCTTAGAAGCACGGGAGAGGGAATTTATATTTGGCTAAGGGTCCAGGTGCTTCCGGACGTTAACATCCCCCAGATGACAGAAGACCTGCAAAAGAAAGTAAAAGAATACCTGGCTAAAACGGCGGGGGTGAACGTTTGCGAGATTAAGGTGACAGTGAATAAAATTGCCTGGGAAACGAAGAGCCGGGTAGAATAG
- a CDS encoding DUF2273 domain-containing protein, which produces MWRELFTELLHSHRGKFFGALTGLLFGILVMVIGLLQTIFIAACIYVGYIIGKRVDDNESLREMIEHFFKEK; this is translated from the coding sequence ATGTGGAGGGAATTGTTCACCGAACTGCTTCACAGCCACCGCGGCAAGTTTTTCGGCGCTCTGACCGGCTTGCTTTTCGGCATCCTGGTGATGGTGATCGGTTTATTACAAACGATTTTTATTGCCGCCTGCATTTATGTAGGGTATATTATCGGTAAACGCGTGGATGATAATGAAAGCCTCAGAGAAATGATCGAACATTTTTTTAAAGAGAAATAG
- the nusB gene encoding transcription antitermination factor NusB codes for MKRRAAREQALKALFARDLGKNDPFAVLEQLWEEESTAGSVREFSKLLVEGVLQKQESIDEVIRQNAIEWNLERMAAVDRNIMRIALFEMLFSAKIPKAVAINEAVELAKKYGGDESARFVNGILGSVIKNTGEDTAPERR; via the coding sequence TTGAAAAGACGCGCTGCTCGAGAACAGGCGTTAAAAGCGCTCTTTGCCCGTGACCTTGGAAAAAACGATCCTTTTGCCGTGCTGGAACAGCTATGGGAGGAGGAATCAACTGCCGGGAGCGTCCGTGAATTCAGCAAGCTGCTCGTTGAAGGGGTTCTCCAGAAACAGGAATCTATAGATGAGGTTATTCGCCAAAACGCAATAGAATGGAATCTGGAGAGAATGGCTGCGGTTGACAGGAACATCATGCGCATAGCCCTCTTTGAAATGCTTTTTTCGGCGAAGATCCCCAAAGCCGTGGCTATTAACGAAGCTGTTGAACTGGCTAAAAAATACGGCGGTGACGAGTCGGCCCGTTTCGTCAATGGCATTCTGGGCAGTGTGATTAAAAATACCGGTGAAGATACGGCTCCGGAAAGGAGATAG
- a CDS encoding O-sialoglycoprotein endopeptidase, protein MFLGIDTSNYTTSLAVVDIKGDLLEDRRKTLPVPEGERGLQQSKALFYHLQNIPELMEEVFTRIKGREILAVAASSRPRPQEGSYMPVFRAGTVLSGSVSALLQVPAVATSHQEGHVLAGLWSVQKQDLASCLVIHLSGGTTELLLVNRKRERPLRFEIKILGGSSDIQAGQLVDRVGTAMGLSFPCGPALEKLARESECYSEKERAKAAIPSFVKGLEMSFSGAETQAIAFLKKGIPPPLVARGVERCIAAAVEKAARRAVNDTGQKEVLLVGGVAANDFLRSHLRQKLEHRSVGARLLFPEVRFCGDNAVGVSLVARSALR, encoded by the coding sequence GTGTTTTTGGGGATTGACACCAGCAACTATACCACTTCTTTAGCTGTGGTCGATATAAAAGGCGATCTTCTTGAAGACAGGAGAAAAACACTTCCGGTTCCAGAGGGAGAACGAGGGCTGCAGCAATCCAAAGCCCTCTTTTATCATTTGCAAAACATACCAGAATTGATGGAAGAAGTGTTTACAAGAATCAAAGGACGGGAAATCCTGGCCGTGGCGGCCAGCAGCAGACCCCGCCCGCAGGAAGGTTCTTATATGCCTGTATTCAGAGCCGGAACTGTTCTTTCCGGGAGTGTTTCAGCCTTGCTTCAGGTGCCGGCAGTGGCGACATCGCACCAGGAAGGACACGTGCTGGCAGGTTTGTGGTCAGTCCAAAAACAGGACCTGGCGAGTTGTCTGGTCATACACCTATCCGGAGGCACAACCGAACTTTTGTTGGTAAACAGGAAGCGGGAACGGCCCCTGCGCTTTGAAATAAAAATCCTGGGAGGTTCTTCAGACATCCAGGCAGGACAGCTGGTTGACCGGGTGGGAACAGCTATGGGGCTTTCTTTTCCCTGCGGACCAGCGCTAGAAAAACTTGCCCGGGAAAGCGAGTGCTATTCGGAAAAAGAACGCGCCAAAGCTGCCATACCTTCATTCGTAAAGGGATTAGAGATGAGCTTTTCCGGGGCGGAAACGCAGGCCATAGCTTTCCTGAAAAAAGGTATTCCGCCGCCACTGGTGGCAAGAGGTGTGGAGCGCTGCATCGCGGCGGCGGTGGAGAAAGCAGCCCGCCGGGCTGTAAACGACACGGGACAAAAAGAGGTACTGCTGGTAGGGGGCGTGGCGGCGAACGACTTCTTACGCTCACATTTGCGACAGAAGCTGGAACACCGGTCCGTGGGAGCCCGCCTGCTTTTCCCGGAAGTGCGGTTCTGCGGCGACAATGCAGTCGGTGTAAGTCTTGTCGCCCGCAGCGCGCTGCGGTGA
- a CDS encoding sulfide/dihydroorotate dehydrogenase-like FAD/NAD-binding protein — protein sequence MYKILHKESLGTNLHLLEVEAPRIARKAESGQFIILRLKEEAERIPLTIADYSREKGTLTIIFQEVGFSTRELAGCQAGDTILDLVGPLGVPSEIENYGTVVCVGGGVGIAPVYPITRDLKKAGNRVFSIIGARNSGLLFWREKMAEVSDQLFITTDDGSEGRKGFVSDVLKEILDKEKVQRVWAIGPMIMMKVVADTTRPYGVPTIVSLNPIMVDGTGMCGACRVAVGKETKFACVDGPEFDAHLVDFDLAMKRAAFFKDKEQQALAMCKCGGERR from the coding sequence TTGTACAAAATTCTACACAAAGAGTCTCTGGGAACAAATCTTCACCTGCTTGAAGTCGAGGCTCCCCGGATTGCCCGGAAGGCGGAATCAGGGCAGTTCATCATTCTCAGGCTGAAAGAGGAAGCGGAAAGAATACCCCTGACCATTGCCGATTACTCCAGAGAAAAGGGGACCCTGACCATCATTTTCCAGGAAGTGGGGTTTTCCACACGCGAACTGGCCGGGTGCCAGGCCGGCGACACGATTTTAGACCTGGTAGGACCGCTGGGTGTTCCTTCGGAAATCGAGAATTATGGAACAGTGGTTTGCGTGGGAGGAGGAGTGGGGATTGCTCCAGTCTACCCTATCACCCGTGACCTCAAGAAAGCGGGAAATCGCGTGTTTTCAATCATCGGAGCGCGGAATTCCGGCCTTTTGTTCTGGAGGGAAAAAATGGCGGAAGTCAGCGACCAGCTTTTCATTACCACCGACGACGGCAGCGAAGGAAGGAAGGGTTTTGTATCCGATGTCCTGAAGGAAATACTGGATAAAGAAAAAGTTCAGCGTGTGTGGGCTATTGGTCCGATGATCATGATGAAAGTGGTAGCCGATACGACCAGGCCGTATGGTGTTCCCACCATCGTCAGCCTTAACCCCATCATGGTGGACGGGACGGGAATGTGCGGCGCCTGCCGGGTGGCCGTGGGAAAAGAGACCAAGTTTGCCTGTGTGGACGGGCCCGAATTCGACGCGCATCTTGTGGATTTTGATCTGGCAATGAAACGGGCGGCCTTCTTTAAGGATAAGGAACAGCAGGCCCTGGCGATGTGCAAGTGCGGAGGTGAGCGCAGGTGA